Part of the Sulfurovum sp. TSL6 genome, CGAAACCAATGCATCTTCCAGCAGTCTTAGAGCCAACTCCTGGTTGCGACCTCCTTTACCCGTACCTTTGACTTCTGTGGTCGTCTCTCCGCCAAAAAGCAGACAAAAAGAGTCATATCTTTTGTCATACTCTTTTATTTTTTTAATTAGATATTTCGCAGCCTCTTTAGAAGGTCCGTTGAGTGTATTCGTTACTATTTTTACCCTCTCAACTTTGCCTTTGATATACTTTTTTGCCTCTTTTAAAGCAATCGTATTGTTTCCGATAATATGGTGAGGTATTTTACCGTTCATCATTGGAGCAGAACCGATAGTCTGTAGATCATCACCGATCACATCACTCAATACCAAAACCACCCCTTTGGCCTTTGTATGGTTCGCCAGTTTTCCACCTTTGATCTGAGAGATAGCTTTTCGTACACTGTTCATTGTTTGAATATCTATACCCGAACCTAGCAATGCGGAGGATATTTTTTGAAAATTCTCTAAAGTGATGCCATCAATAGGTTTTTCGATCATGGCTGAAGCCCCACCTGAAAGACAGAAGATGAAAAAGTCATCTTCACCCATGGTTTGCATAGCTTCGATCAGTTTTTCTGCAGCGTCAATACTCTTTTGTGAAACTAAAGGATGTGTTGAAGTATGGTGTTCAATAAAGCTACATTCACCCTCTTGATGTGAAATAGCAACCCCTCCTTGGATCAGAGGTCCTAAAATCTTTTCTACAGCCTTTGCCATACCTAATCCAGCTTTCCCCACGGAAAAAAGGTATAGTTTATTCAACTTTTTCAAAGGGTAAGCCGTGTTGCAAATGGTGAGATTTTTTTCATCCAAAGTGATATTGTTACGAATGATCGTCTCGGCTTTTACCGCCTGGAGGGCTTGGTGATAGATCTGTGCTAATATTTTTTTATTAGACATTTTTCAATACCATTTCATTCCAGCCTTTACTGCCTTGATAACTTGATTTTTGTATATGGGTCACATTGGTTTCAAGATAGCTTCCATCATATTTTTGAATCAAAATAGGTATGTCAACATGCTCCAGCATTTCAGTATCATTTTGGCTGTCACCTAAGGCAATGGAACGGATATTCTCATGATATAATGCTTCAAAAAGTTCTATCGTCTTGATCACGGCAATTCCTTTATCCTGGGATTCACGCATTAAGTGATAGAATCGTCCGCCTTGGGTGATTTTTAACGCATAAGAGTGAGCCAACTTTTTTAATGCGTCTAATTTTGTCTCATTCTTAAGTATAAATGGTTCCGTAAAATCACGATGTTTTGCAAGGATAACATCTCTTTGGCTCAAGCCCGTTAAATGTATAATTTCATCATCAGACATATCACTCATTCCAAGCATACTGAATTCATCTTTATAGCGTCTATAAAATTCCAGAACTTTCGTATAAGATTCACCAAAGACCATAACTTTCTTATCATCATAATTTCCAAGAAATGACAGATCAAGTCCTTGATACCCATCAGGTATAAAGAGTGCTGCACCATTTTCAACAATAAAAGGTTCCGAGATACCGACCTTTTCTTGCAAATATTCAACTTCCGCTTTCGTTTTACTCGTAGTGAAAATAAGAGGAATCCCTGCCTCTTTGATTTTTTGCAGTGCCTCAAAAGATTCTTCAAAGGAGTAATCATGGTGATTTAAAAAAGTACCATCTAGATCAGTGAATATTATACGTTTCATACACATACTATAACATATTAGTGAAATATCATTCATGAATTATTGTATAATATCTATACAATTAATAAATAATTTATTATCTAACATTATTATTTATTAACCAATGGGCAGCACTGTAGTTTTACTGTCTTACATACGTTTAAATACTAAAGA contains:
- a CDS encoding glycerate kinase — translated: MSNKKILAQIYHQALQAVKAETIIRNNITLDEKNLTICNTAYPLKKLNKLYLFSVGKAGLGMAKAVEKILGPLIQGGVAISHQEGECSFIEHHTSTHPLVSQKSIDAAEKLIEAMQTMGEDDFFIFCLSGGASAMIEKPIDGITLENFQKISSALLGSGIDIQTMNSVRKAISQIKGGKLANHTKAKGVVLVLSDVIGDDLQTIGSAPMMNGKIPHHIIGNNTIALKEAKKYIKGKVERVKIVTNTLNGPSKEAAKYLIKKIKEYDKRYDSFCLLFGGETTTEVKGTGKGGRNQELALRLLEDALVSDKISILIAGSDGIDGNSPATGAFLESNIYKKMKIKGLKPKTYLKNSDSYTFFKALNSDFTIGSTGTNVMDFMIILKK
- a CDS encoding mannosyl-3-phosphoglycerate phosphatase, translated to MKRIIFTDLDGTFLNHHDYSFEESFEALQKIKEAGIPLIFTTSKTKAEVEYLQEKVGISEPFIVENGAALFIPDGYQGLDLSFLGNYDDKKVMVFGESYTKVLEFYRRYKDEFSMLGMSDMSDDEIIHLTGLSQRDVILAKHRDFTEPFILKNETKLDALKKLAHSYALKITQGGRFYHLMRESQDKGIAVIKTIELFEALYHENIRSIALGDSQNDTEMLEHVDIPILIQKYDGSYLETNVTHIQKSSYQGSKGWNEMVLKNV